The genomic DNA TAAAATTCTTCCAAAAAAAGGCTTTCTATTAATGAGCTGCATCCCAACAGGACAATAAAAAACACTAAGGTCATTCCAAATAGTTTATATACTATGGTATTTATTTTCATTATACTACCTCAAACTTGTATCCTACTTTTATTAATGTATGTATATATTTAGATTTATCCATTAATTTTTTTCTTAATTTTTTTATATGATTATCCACCACTCTTGAATCCCCTATATATTCAAATCCCCAAACATTATTGAGTATTTGTTCCCTAGAAAGTACTCTTTTTTCATTTTCTATCATATAGATCAATAAATCATATTCCTTTGGAGTCAAGTCAATTCTTTTATCATCTACATTTACTGTCATTGATTGCTTATTGATTTTGATCCCCAGTATATCAATGAATTCATTTGTACCATTATTCCCTAAGGTTCCTTCTGCCCTCATCAGTAAATTTTTTGCTTTAGCTATTAAAACCTTAGGACTAAATGGTTTAGTCATATAGTCATCTGCCCCTAGCTCATATCCCATGAGCTTGTCATCTTCATCGGTCCTAGCTGTTAATAGAATTATGGGAACATCTAATTTTTTTCTTATCCTTCTACACACAGTCCAACCATCTATTTCCGGTATCATTATGTCTAATATCACTATATCTATTTTTTCATCCTCTAAGATTTCTAGTGCCTCTCTTCCATTGGAGGCTTCTAGAACTTGAAATCCACTTTTGACAAAAAAAGCCTTAGTTATCTCCCTCATTCTTGCTTCATCTTCTACGATTAATACTGTTTTATTCAAATAAAAGCCCCCCTTTATAGGGATTTAAGTAGAAACTTTAATTTATATACATTAAAAATCCCTGTAAACATGGTATATTCTCATAGTTATAAATGAAGTTCTCCTATATAAGCCCTATATAAATAAATAATATTAATAGTTACAAGAACATCCCCCTATTTAGTTTAAGTAAGGGAATGCTCTTGGCTTAAGCTATCATAAAATCATCAAATACTAATCATCATCTTCGTCATCATCATCGTCATCCATTTCATTATATAGCTCTCTAATTTTTTCCAAATTTTTATTATTTCTGCCCTTATAGTACTCCTTGTGCTTAGGAAAATAGTCTAAAAGCATTTCTTCAATCTCATCTAGATAATCATCTCGGTCTATATCATTATCTACCTTCTGTACTTCCTTAGTAAGCTTTTTAAGTTTTTCTATATTCTTGTTACCAATAACATCTATAACCTCTTCTTCGTTTAAGAATCTATTAAATTTTTCTGAGTCTAAATATACTGATTTGGTATTATATATATCATTTTTTGTATAAAACAAATACTGTTGTTCCTTTTTATTGTAGGCTGATTTTATTAATAAATTTAAAGCATTTCTTTCTTGCTCAAATTCTAGTTTTAATTTTTTATATTCTTCATACTTTTTAACATTACTTTGTATTTTCTTTGAGTCTTTAATTATATCAATATCCCTGTATTCCATTAAATTCAGTAATTTTGTATATGTAGCTTCCATTTCTTTATATTTTCCCTCTACTAATACTTTAAAGGCCTCTCTTTTATTCTCTGGCATTAAAGCTATAAAATCCTTTAGTTCTAACTCATATGCTTTATCAAAGGTTAAAAATCCATATCTATAGTCTCTACTCTGACTATATTGGTTTACATCATCAACAAAATCATCTATAGCTTCTTCGATTTCACGAAAGTCGTCATCATCTTCGTCGTCTTCATGTTCTTCATAATATTCCTCTAATATTTCCATTGCTTCGTCGGCTAAATCAGTTACTTCATCCCATTTCTTATCGGCATTAAAATACTTCATTTCCTTTTCTAGATTATATGCTTCCTCATACAACCTTTGTATTTCATTTAAGCTTTCATTTACTCCCTTTCCTTTAACATCATCAACCCATGTACTAACCATCTTAAATGGTTTAGGGGTGAAGTATTTTTCATTCACCTCACTAGCAAAGCATATGCTTGTCACTAAAACTAACTGACAAGTTGCAACTAAAAAACCTTTCAAAATCTTTTTTCTCATCATGTCTTTCACCTTCCATTTTTTTATTTTTTACTGTAACTAAAGTATAATATACTCATGTGTTTTCTCTGTATCCATGACAAGTTTTCTAGATATTTTTTGAATACCCTTTCAAAAATGATTATATCATATATAAAATATGTAATCCTGTCATGAGTCAAAGCCCATAATATTATTAATCTATACTACATGATTTCCCTTACAACATTATAATTTTCATCTTTGCTTTTTTCAAATCCTTGAAGTGGAGTATTTAAATCCTTATCAGCTTTAAAGCCTATAAAGCCAGCCCTTAGCTTTTCTATAATATCCTTAGAAATTCGAGGACTAGCTGCTATTGAATCCTTTGGAATATTTTCAATTGATTCGATTATTCTGAGATTCTCCGTTGATAATCCCTTTGCTCTCAAACTATCAATGGCTTCATCGTAGGTGGCACCAGCGTCTAGTTCTCCACACAACACCCCTTTAATAACATTATCATGGTTTCTCATAAAGCTTGTCTTAGAGAAAGTCATATCCGGATCTATGTGGTTTAATTTCATCATATGCCTTGCATATAAATATCCCGATGCACTATTAACATCAACATATCCGAAGTGCTTATTTTTTAGATCTGATAGGGCTTCAATATCGCTATCCTTTTTAACAATGATATAACCTCTGTAGGTGGTTTTTCCTTTAACCTTTGGCGTTACGATGGGTATAACACCGCTTTTTTTACGAGCATTGACATATGCAAAGGGAGAAAACCAGCCTATATCTATTGTCCCATCATCAATTCCCTTATTTAAGGCATCGTAATCCTCAACTATGACGGTTCTAGACTTACATCCCATAGTATTACATACCCTTTCTAAAATTGGAAGGTATGCCTTTCTAATATTTTCTGGGGAGGTAAAGGGATTGATTCCAAATATTATTTCATTATCCCTCTTCAATTCTACTGCTACTTTCTGTAGGCTCTCTGTGGCTTCCGTCAATTTATTAAAATATGCATTCATCTCATTGTCTTTACTTTTCTGAAAATTTATCATCTGAATTGAATCACATATGATACCGTAGGTCTTTTCAACAGCAGAAGTTACAGATTCCACTGCCGCATCAATCTCTATAGCTAAATTATTCTGCACGTCGGATAATTCATTTACCTGTACCACCGACTGTCTAATATCATTGACAATTACCCCAGTTTTCTCAATCACATCGGCGGATT from Maledivibacter sp. includes the following:
- a CDS encoding response regulator transcription factor, yielding MNKTVLIVEDEARMREITKAFFVKSGFQVLEASNGREALEILEDEKIDIVILDIMIPEIDGWTVCRRIRKKLDVPIILLTARTDEDDKLMGYELGADDYMTKPFSPKVLIAKAKNLLMRAEGTLGNNGTNEFIDILGIKINKQSMTVNVDDKRIDLTPKEYDLLIYMIENEKRVLSREQILNNVWGFEYIGDSRVVDNHIKKLRKKLMDKSKYIHTLIKVGYKFEVV
- the phnD gene encoding phosphate/phosphite/phosphonate ABC transporter substrate-binding protein, which codes for MKNKIFTLGIYVLLILQLSIYLFHPSNTIFTTLFLINSVLIIILFLKKPYNLDKVNRESREGRIKSTIDMYDNIHERLFSVSETLGFDIYQLSWLSKENMNAFNNLVSISNQIKALSEQNAASMEETNSSINELTSISEELNKNLDRVENQSLESYSMLNQNLETVSSIGVFLKDFSHVIDMASANNQELQSSSSKVNKIIDYIKNISKQTNLLAINASIEAARAGDAGKGFSVVANEIRNLSNETHKSISIIDDILNEILLGIENSKDIMDTCSEKIRGIESVSKKSADVIEKTGVIVNDIRQSVVQVNELSDVQNNLAIEIDAAVESVTSAVEKTYGIICDSIQMINFQKSKDNEMNAYFNKLTEATESLQKVAVELKRDNEIIFGINPFTSPENIRKAYLPILERVCNTMGCKSRTVIVEDYDALNKGIDDGTIDIGWFSPFAYVNARKKSGVIPIVTPKVKGKTTYRGYIIVKKDSDIEALSDLKNKHFGYVDVNSASGYLYARHMMKLNHIDPDMTFSKTSFMRNHDNVIKGVLCGELDAGATYDEAIDSLRAKGLSTENLRIIESIENIPKDSIAASPRISKDIIEKLRAGFIGFKADKDLNTPLQGFEKSKDENYNVVREIM